A genomic window from Chitinophaga pollutisoli includes:
- the atpD gene encoding F0F1 ATP synthase subunit beta — MPNTGKIKQIIGPVVDVHFEGKLPEIYNALELTRDNGQKVILEVQQHLGEDSVRTVAMDSTEGLVRGMNVTDKGGPIKMPTGDAIKGRLFNVVGEAIDGLGQLDATNGAPIHRMPPRFEDLATDTEVLFTGIKVIDLIEPYAKGGKIGLFGGAGVGKTVLIQELINNIAKGHAGLSVFAGVGERTREGNDLMREMIEANIVRYGDKFKESMEHGGWDLSAVDQNELKNSQATFVFGQMNEPPGARARVALSGLTMAEYFRDGDGTAGSGRDILFFVDNIFRFTQAGSEVSALLGRMPSAVGYQPTLATEMGLMQERITSTKNGSITSVQAVYVPADDLTDPAPATTFSHLDATTVLSRKIADKGIYPAVDPLDSTSRILTPAIVGESHYNTAQRVKMILQRYKELQDIIAILGMDELSDEDKLTVSRARRVERFLSQPFHVAEQFTGLKGVLVPIEETIRGFNMIMDGEVDEYPEAAFNLVGTIDDAIEKGKKLLAAATK; from the coding sequence ATGCCTAATACAGGTAAGATCAAACAAATCATCGGTCCCGTTGTGGACGTGCATTTTGAAGGAAAATTGCCGGAAATTTATAACGCGCTCGAGCTCACCCGTGACAACGGCCAGAAGGTAATTCTGGAGGTGCAGCAGCACCTGGGCGAGGACAGCGTTCGCACCGTGGCTATGGACTCCACCGAGGGTCTGGTACGCGGTATGAATGTGACCGACAAGGGCGGTCCCATCAAAATGCCTACCGGTGATGCCATTAAAGGCCGTTTGTTCAACGTGGTGGGCGAGGCTATCGACGGTCTCGGCCAGCTGGACGCTACCAATGGCGCCCCGATCCACCGGATGCCTCCCCGCTTCGAGGACCTGGCAACCGACACCGAGGTGTTGTTTACCGGTATTAAGGTAATCGACCTCATCGAGCCTTACGCGAAAGGTGGTAAGATTGGTCTGTTCGGTGGTGCGGGTGTGGGTAAAACCGTGCTCATCCAGGAGCTGATCAACAACATCGCGAAAGGCCACGCCGGTCTGTCCGTATTCGCCGGTGTAGGTGAGCGTACCCGTGAGGGTAACGACCTGATGCGCGAGATGATCGAAGCGAACATCGTGCGTTATGGCGACAAGTTTAAAGAATCCATGGAACACGGCGGCTGGGATCTGTCCGCTGTAGACCAGAACGAACTGAAGAACTCCCAGGCTACATTCGTGTTCGGCCAGATGAACGAACCTCCCGGAGCCCGTGCCCGTGTGGCCCTCTCCGGCCTCACCATGGCGGAATACTTCCGTGATGGCGATGGCACTGCCGGCAGCGGTCGTGACATCCTGTTCTTCGTAGATAACATCTTCCGTTTCACCCAGGCAGGTTCCGAAGTATCCGCGCTGCTGGGCCGTATGCCCTCCGCCGTAGGTTACCAGCCCACTCTGGCTACTGAGATGGGTTTGATGCAGGAGCGTATCACATCCACCAAAAACGGTTCCATTACCTCCGTACAGGCGGTATACGTACCGGCGGATGACTTGACCGACCCTGCTCCGGCCACTACCTTCTCCCACCTTGACGCGACCACGGTACTTTCCCGTAAGATTGCGGATAAGGGTATCTATCCCGCTGTGGATCCCCTGGATTCCACCAGCCGTATCCTTACCCCCGCTATCGTGGGCGAATCTCACTACAACACCGCTCAGCGCGTGAAAATGATCCTCCAGCGTTACAAGGAGCTGCAGGACATCATCGCGATCCTGGGTATGGACGAGTTGAGCGACGAGGACAAACTGACTGTATCCCGCGCCCGTCGTGTGGAGCGTTTCCTCTCCCAGCCGTTCCACGTGGCAGAGCAGTTCACCGGTCTGAAAGGCGTACTGGTTCCCATTGAGGAAACCATCCGCGGCTTCAACATGATCATGGACGGCGAAGTGGACGAGTATCCGGAAGCAGCGTTCAACCTGGTAGGTACGATCGACGACGCTATCGAGAAAGGCAAGAAACTGCTTGCGGCTGCTACTAAATAA
- a CDS encoding metallophosphoesterase family protein: MQNDKPLLPRRKFLGNLTKAGLFGAATLAPGARAAATAVSDPEAASAADAHTFLCQPYLQHPMPDGMTVMWLSNKPTYSWVEYGESEALGTTAHHASGGIVDSYNTLHRIRLSHLKPGTTYHYRVHSKEIVEFRPYKLTYGDTLVSDIHTFTTPALKPTEVSWLVINDIHDRPESIPHLTSLAKQPYDFVFFNGDVFDYQEDEKQIIDHLLAPAGKAFASKTPFIFTRGNHETRGKYRRELANYFDGSYIFDRVWGPVHFTVLDTGEDKPDDHPVYAGIVNFDEYRRFQAENLKKIVASPGFKKAKFRVVMMHIPHYYSGDWHGPTHCREMFADIFEKAGVDLFIAGHTHKMGIHQPVKGQHSYPIVIGGGPKDGNRTLIQVKATDKDLRLVMLKDDGSEFGKVDLKSKR, from the coding sequence ATGCAAAACGATAAGCCCTTACTCCCACGCCGCAAATTCCTCGGCAACCTGACGAAAGCCGGCCTCTTCGGCGCCGCCACCCTGGCCCCCGGCGCCCGCGCAGCCGCTACAGCCGTTTCGGACCCCGAGGCCGCCTCCGCCGCGGACGCCCACACTTTCCTCTGCCAGCCTTACCTCCAACACCCCATGCCCGATGGCATGACGGTCATGTGGCTCAGCAACAAACCCACCTACTCCTGGGTGGAATACGGAGAATCCGAAGCCCTCGGCACCACCGCCCACCACGCCAGCGGCGGCATCGTCGACTCCTACAACACCCTCCACCGCATCCGCCTCTCCCACCTCAAACCCGGAACTACCTACCATTACCGGGTGCACTCAAAGGAGATTGTCGAATTTCGGCCCTATAAACTCACCTACGGCGATACCCTCGTCTCCGATATCCACACCTTCACCACACCCGCCCTCAAACCAACGGAAGTTTCCTGGCTTGTCATCAACGACATCCACGACCGCCCGGAAAGCATCCCTCACCTCACCAGCCTGGCCAAACAGCCATACGATTTCGTTTTCTTCAACGGCGATGTATTTGATTACCAGGAAGATGAGAAACAAATCATCGACCACCTCCTCGCCCCCGCCGGCAAGGCTTTCGCCTCCAAAACACCCTTCATCTTCACCCGCGGCAACCACGAAACCCGCGGCAAATACCGCCGCGAACTAGCCAACTACTTCGACGGAAGCTATATTTTCGACCGCGTTTGGGGCCCCGTTCACTTCACCGTCCTCGATACCGGGGAAGACAAGCCCGACGACCACCCCGTATACGCCGGCATCGTCAACTTCGATGAATACCGCCGGTTCCAGGCCGAAAACCTGAAAAAGATCGTCGCCTCCCCCGGTTTCAAAAAAGCGAAATTCCGGGTGGTGATGATGCACATCCCCCATTATTACTCCGGCGACTGGCATGGCCCTACCCATTGCCGCGAAATGTTCGCCGATATATTCGAAAAGGCCGGCGTCGACCTGTTCATCGCCGGGCACACCCATAAAATGGGCATCCACCAGCCGGTCAAAGGGCAGCACTCCTACCCGATTGTAATCGGCGGCGGACCGAAAGACGGCAACCGCACGCTCATCCAGGTGAAAGCCACGGATAAGGACCTGCGGCTCGTTATGCTGAAAGACGATGGCTCCGAATTCGGGAAAGTGGACCTGAAAAGCAAACGGTAA
- a CDS encoding TolC family protein, with protein sequence MLKKVILSAISAASLIPAAKAQQSLKLKEVISMAQRNSPSYYRAQSRALNSMYAYRYFKSGQMPQLVLNFNNSSSPFGETVEVLQPDGKIEYIRRKTSNTSLGLGLRQNVPWTGGSFSVRSDLSRFDVFGDLSSQNYLATPFSINYNQPSIVYNPFRWERMIAPIAYDESKRQYVEDLEIVGLDGASYFFAALTAQVQVRIYQQNVNNTDTLYKISKGRFDLGKIAENELLQIELSLLNARNTLEQSTLQLEMAYQELKRFLNMPKDADIKLEMPDEVPQFDVPLDKAVAEAGSNRQSVLEFRRRRLEASRDVAAAKAYNGYEFNLQAQLGQRNSDEKLRQAYAGGEVQQNLSVGVGIPIMDWGRARNRVRQAKANRDLIEIDVQQEERKFEQEVFLQTQQFNIQKRVLASAAKADTIAGLRYEITKQRYLIGKISITDLNLAQQEKDQASQSFISALRNFWNNYYTLRRLTLYDFEKNEKIRYEFDED encoded by the coding sequence ATGCTTAAAAAAGTGATCCTGTCCGCCATATCGGCGGCTTCCCTCATACCCGCCGCAAAGGCGCAACAGTCGCTGAAGCTGAAAGAGGTGATTTCGATGGCGCAGCGCAATTCGCCCTCTTATTACCGGGCTCAGAGCCGCGCGCTGAATTCGATGTATGCTTACCGGTATTTCAAATCGGGGCAGATGCCGCAGCTGGTATTGAACTTTAATAACAGCAGCAGCCCGTTCGGCGAAACAGTGGAAGTATTGCAGCCAGATGGTAAGATCGAATACATCCGGAGGAAGACATCCAACACCTCGCTGGGGCTGGGTTTGCGGCAAAACGTTCCCTGGACCGGGGGCTCTTTTTCCGTTCGCTCCGATCTCAGCCGGTTCGACGTGTTCGGCGATCTGTCGTCGCAGAATTACCTGGCCACGCCGTTTTCCATCAATTATAACCAGCCTTCGATCGTGTACAACCCGTTCCGCTGGGAGCGGATGATTGCGCCGATCGCGTATGATGAAAGTAAGCGGCAATATGTGGAAGACCTGGAGATCGTGGGGCTCGACGGGGCTTCTTACTTCTTTGCGGCGCTCACGGCGCAGGTGCAGGTAAGGATTTACCAGCAGAATGTGAACAACACCGATACGTTGTACAAAATATCCAAAGGCCGCTTCGACCTGGGGAAGATCGCGGAGAACGAATTGCTGCAGATCGAACTGAGTTTGCTCAACGCGCGCAACACCCTCGAGCAGTCGACCCTCCAGCTGGAAATGGCGTACCAGGAGCTGAAACGTTTCCTCAATATGCCGAAAGACGCGGACATTAAACTGGAGATGCCGGATGAGGTGCCGCAGTTCGACGTGCCGCTCGATAAAGCCGTGGCCGAGGCGGGGAGCAATCGCCAGAGCGTGCTGGAATTCCGCCGCCGCCGCCTGGAAGCCAGCCGGGACGTAGCCGCGGCGAAGGCTTATAACGGGTACGAATTCAACCTGCAGGCGCAGCTCGGGCAGCGGAACAGCGACGAGAAACTGCGGCAGGCGTACGCCGGCGGCGAAGTGCAGCAGAACCTCAGCGTAGGCGTGGGGATCCCGATCATGGACTGGGGGCGCGCGCGCAACAGGGTGCGCCAGGCGAAAGCCAACCGCGACCTGATCGAGATCGACGTACAGCAGGAAGAAAGGAAATTTGAGCAGGAAGTGTTCCTCCAAACGCAGCAGTTCAATATCCAGAAACGCGTGCTGGCCAGCGCCGCAAAGGCGGATACCATCGCCGGGCTGCGCTACGAAATCACCAAGCAACGCTATCTCATCGGGAAGATCAGCATCACCGACCTCAACCTGGCGCAGCAGGAAAAAGACCAGGCTTCGCAGTCGTTCATCAGCGCCCTGCGCAACTTCTGGAACAATTATTACACCCTCCGCCGGCTGACGCTGTATGATTTCGAGAAGAACGAAAAGATCCGGTACGAATTCGACGAAGACTAA
- a CDS encoding ABC transporter permease: MQQLWGTRNSNNLRIALDSLVANRLRSFLTALGIIFGVGAVIAMLAIGRGAKEEIMNQMKLVGVNNIVIKPVTEKKENEEKEGTDDAEEKKTNGQEKKAKFSKGLTLADAHSILKMVPTVEAISAEMILDQDIIYKSKSKKLKTVGVEPSFFQLNNIGLSEGRMFNAEQLSKGEGVCIIGAGVKRKFFLSEDPIGKDIKCGQQWLRVIGVTDEKLISSATKENLGIRDYNMDVYIPIQTAVLRYRNPAFRISENRWERNTNPPPVHQLDQLIVKVRDPEQLTESAGIISRMLKRRHSDVEDFEVSIPEQLLKQQQKTKDVFNIVLSAIAGISLLVGGIGIMNIMLASVLERTKEIGIRMALGAQKTDIVMQFLFEAVLISLCGGIIGILLGVAGAYFVDKVADIKTIISAISILLSFVLASSVGLIFGISPARKAANQNPIECLRHA; the protein is encoded by the coding sequence ATGCAGCAATTATGGGGTACCCGCAATAGCAATAACCTGCGCATCGCGCTGGATTCCCTCGTGGCCAACCGGCTGCGATCGTTCCTGACCGCGCTGGGCATCATCTTCGGCGTTGGCGCCGTGATCGCCATGCTGGCCATCGGCCGGGGCGCCAAAGAAGAAATCATGAACCAGATGAAACTGGTCGGCGTCAATAACATCGTCATCAAACCCGTAACGGAAAAGAAAGAAAATGAGGAAAAAGAAGGGACAGACGATGCGGAAGAAAAGAAAACGAACGGACAGGAAAAGAAAGCCAAATTCTCCAAAGGCCTCACCCTGGCCGACGCGCATTCGATCCTGAAAATGGTGCCCACCGTGGAAGCCATCAGCGCGGAAATGATCCTCGACCAGGACATCATCTATAAAAGCAAAAGCAAAAAACTAAAAACCGTTGGCGTGGAACCGTCCTTCTTCCAGCTGAACAACATCGGGCTGTCGGAAGGCAGGATGTTCAACGCGGAACAATTGTCGAAAGGCGAAGGCGTTTGCATCATCGGCGCCGGCGTGAAGCGGAAGTTCTTTTTGTCGGAAGATCCCATCGGCAAAGACATCAAGTGCGGCCAGCAATGGCTCCGCGTGATCGGGGTGACCGACGAGAAGCTGATCAGCAGCGCCACGAAAGAAAACCTCGGCATCCGCGATTACAATATGGACGTGTACATTCCCATCCAGACGGCCGTGCTCCGCTACCGCAACCCCGCCTTCCGCATATCGGAGAACCGCTGGGAGCGGAATACCAATCCGCCGCCTGTGCACCAGCTCGACCAGCTGATCGTGAAGGTCCGCGACCCGGAGCAGCTTACGGAATCGGCAGGCATCATTTCCCGCATGCTGAAACGGCGGCATTCGGATGTGGAGGATTTCGAAGTCTCAATCCCGGAGCAGCTCCTGAAGCAGCAACAGAAAACGAAAGACGTGTTCAATATCGTATTGAGCGCCATCGCGGGCATCTCGCTGCTGGTAGGTGGTATCGGGATCATGAACATCATGCTGGCGTCTGTACTGGAACGGACCAAAGAGATCGGCATCCGGATGGCGCTGGGCGCGCAGAAGACCGACATCGTCATGCAGTTTTTGTTCGAAGCCGTGCTGATCAGTCTTTGCGGCGGCATCATCGGTATATTGCTTGGCGTAGCCGGCGCGTATTTCGTGGATAAGGTCGCCGATATCAAAACCATCATTTCCGCTATTTCCATCCTTTTATCCTTTGTGCTGGCATCCTCCGTGGGATTGATCTTCGGGATCTCCCCGGCACGGAAGGCCGCCAACCAGAACCCAATTGAATGTTTACGCCATGCTTAA
- a CDS encoding HlyD family secretion protein: MLKKKWWLLAALLFVCALVGYFVFGKKAEGPGARATVKKDMFRDIVASPGELMAENTVYIQAPPLQANQIYEDVKIQDMVAEGITVKEGDYIATLDAAVVNKKIGDVRMELDRAQTTLSQTALDTTLQLRESRDGITNMYFTLEQKQIALQLSKYEPPATIRQAELDLDKAKRDLEQLEEKHRIKERQSVAKMEQANRDVARHQNNLNNLEDLKSKFTIKAPKNGLLVYVNDWSQGGKKKSGSSIRSWDPNLAMLPDLSSMLSKTYINEVDISKIKKGQSVTMGLDAFPEVKLSGTVTSVANIGENRPGSNAKVFEVMIKLEKVDSILKPGMTTSNNILINEVPDKLTIPLESVFSEKSKSYVYIRRGNAIEKREVALGKSNDEVVIVEKGLAAGDEVFMSEPASAKDNTILPIQ; the protein is encoded by the coding sequence ATGTTAAAGAAAAAATGGTGGCTCCTCGCCGCTCTCCTGTTTGTTTGCGCCCTGGTTGGCTATTTCGTGTTCGGCAAGAAGGCTGAAGGCCCCGGCGCCCGCGCCACCGTCAAAAAGGATATGTTCCGCGACATCGTGGCCAGCCCCGGTGAGCTTATGGCCGAAAATACCGTCTACATCCAGGCCCCTCCGCTCCAGGCGAACCAGATTTATGAAGACGTGAAAATCCAGGATATGGTGGCCGAAGGCATCACCGTGAAGGAAGGGGATTACATTGCCACGCTCGATGCCGCCGTCGTTAATAAGAAGATCGGCGACGTGCGCATGGAGCTCGACCGCGCGCAAACCACCCTTTCCCAAACCGCGCTCGACACTACGCTGCAGCTCCGCGAATCGCGGGACGGCATCACCAATATGTACTTCACTCTCGAACAGAAACAGATTGCCCTGCAGCTGAGCAAATACGAGCCACCGGCCACTATACGCCAGGCCGAGCTCGATCTCGACAAGGCAAAGCGCGATCTCGAACAGCTGGAAGAAAAACACCGCATCAAGGAACGACAAAGCGTCGCGAAGATGGAACAAGCCAACCGCGACGTGGCCCGCCATCAGAATAACCTCAACAACCTCGAAGACCTGAAAAGCAAATTCACTATTAAAGCGCCTAAAAACGGTTTGCTCGTGTATGTGAACGACTGGTCGCAGGGCGGCAAAAAGAAATCCGGCTCCTCCATCCGCAGCTGGGACCCCAACCTCGCCATGCTGCCCGATCTCAGCAGCATGCTCTCCAAAACGTATATCAACGAAGTCGATATCAGCAAGATCAAAAAAGGGCAAAGCGTGACCATGGGGCTCGACGCTTTCCCGGAAGTGAAACTCTCCGGCACCGTGACCTCCGTGGCCAACATCGGCGAAAACCGCCCCGGCTCCAACGCAAAGGTTTTTGAAGTGATGATCAAACTCGAGAAAGTGGACTCCATCCTCAAACCCGGGATGACCACCTCCAACAATATCCTCATCAACGAAGTGCCCGACAAGCTGACCATCCCGCTGGAAAGCGTTTTCAGCGAAAAGTCCAAAAGCTATGTGTATATCCGCCGCGGCAACGCGATCGAAAAGCGGGAAGTGGCGCTGGGTAAGAGCAACGACGAAGTGGTGATCGTGGAAAAAGGGCTGGCCGCGGGAGATGAAGTCTTCATGTCGGAACCAGCTTCCGCAAAAGACAATACCATCCTCCCCATTCAATAA
- the dnaX gene encoding DNA polymerase III subunit gamma/tau, with protein sequence MENFIVSARKYRPQNFSTVVGQAHITTTLKNAIRNNQLAHAFLFCGPRGVGKTTCARILAKTINCENLQPDGEACDKCDSCRTFNDGASFNIHELDAASNNSVDDIRTLVDQVRFAPQAGKYKIYIIDEVHMLSSSAFNAFLKTLEEPPSYAIFILATTEKHKILPTILSRCQIFDFRRITIQDTVDHLQDIVSKEQLSAEADALHLIAQKTDGCMRDSLSTLDKIVSFTGGQLTYQNTLEHLNILDYDYFFRIMEGVLVQDIAGSLLIFDEILQKGFEGDNFLGGLAEFLRNLLVCKDDKVLHLMEVSANLKDRYRQMSGRLSAPYIVTALQLLNDTEIGYRMARNKRLHVEMALIRLCYLQQAVTLVSNEQTGEVVKKLDS encoded by the coding sequence ATGGAAAATTTTATTGTATCGGCCCGTAAGTACCGCCCGCAGAACTTCTCTACGGTGGTAGGGCAAGCCCACATCACTACCACACTCAAGAATGCCATCCGCAATAACCAGCTGGCGCATGCCTTCCTGTTTTGCGGCCCCAGGGGCGTGGGTAAAACCACCTGCGCCAGGATCCTCGCTAAAACCATCAACTGCGAGAACCTCCAGCCCGACGGCGAAGCGTGCGACAAATGCGACTCCTGCCGGACGTTCAACGACGGCGCTTCCTTCAACATCCACGAGCTCGACGCCGCCTCCAACAACTCGGTCGACGATATCCGGACCCTGGTAGACCAGGTCCGCTTCGCGCCGCAGGCAGGCAAATACAAGATATATATCATCGATGAGGTGCACATGCTCAGCTCGTCGGCTTTCAACGCGTTCCTGAAAACGCTGGAAGAGCCGCCGTCCTACGCCATCTTCATCCTTGCCACCACCGAAAAGCACAAGATCCTCCCCACTATTCTGTCCCGTTGCCAGATCTTCGATTTCAGAAGGATCACGATACAGGACACGGTGGACCATTTACAGGATATCGTTTCCAAAGAACAGCTTTCCGCCGAGGCGGACGCCCTGCACCTCATCGCCCAGAAGACCGATGGCTGCATGCGCGATTCCCTCAGCACGCTCGATAAGATCGTGAGCTTTACGGGCGGGCAGCTGACTTATCAAAATACCCTTGAGCACCTCAATATCCTCGATTACGACTACTTTTTCCGGATCATGGAAGGGGTGCTGGTCCAGGATATCGCGGGCTCGCTGCTGATATTCGACGAGATCCTGCAGAAGGGTTTCGAAGGCGACAACTTCCTGGGCGGGCTGGCCGAGTTCCTGCGTAACCTGTTGGTTTGCAAGGACGATAAAGTGCTTCACCTCATGGAAGTGTCTGCCAACCTGAAGGACCGTTACCGCCAGATGAGCGGCCGCCTGAGCGCGCCTTACATCGTAACGGCCCTGCAATTGCTGAACGACACCGAGATCGGCTACCGCATGGCGCGGAACAAGCGTCTTCATGTGGAGATGGCCCTGATCCGGCTTTGTTACCTGCAGCAGGCCGTAACGCTTGTCAGCAATGAGCAGACGGGCGAAGTGGTAAAAAAACTTGATTCCTGA
- a CDS encoding biotin/lipoyl-containing protein encodes MAEVIRMPLLSDTMTEGVIAEWHKKVGDTVKSDDVIAEVETDKATMEVMPYVDGTLLYIGVEKGKAAKVNEVIAIVGKPGEDFKSLLGNGGAQAAAAAPAPKAEAAAPAAPAVDKAALDAALKDATVIRMPLLSDTMTEGKIVVWNKNVGDTVKSDDVLAEVETDKATMEVIGYADGTLLHIGVPAGEVAKVNGIIAIVGKKGANVDAILAAEQGGGTSAAPAAAQPEAAPAAAAAPAAAASPAASADGRIKVSPLARKLAEDKGIDINQVTGSGDNGRIVKRDVDAFVPGKSAPAAAPAAPAAGAPLRRWQPLLPLGRKASTKCRLARCVKPSPAA; translated from the coding sequence ATGGCAGAAGTTATCAGAATGCCCCTTTTAAGTGATACGATGACAGAAGGGGTGATTGCGGAATGGCATAAAAAGGTAGGCGATACCGTAAAGTCGGACGATGTAATTGCTGAAGTGGAAACCGACAAGGCCACTATGGAAGTGATGCCGTATGTCGACGGTACGCTGCTATATATTGGCGTGGAAAAAGGGAAAGCCGCAAAGGTGAATGAAGTGATTGCCATTGTTGGTAAGCCCGGGGAAGATTTCAAATCCCTCTTGGGTAATGGTGGTGCGCAGGCTGCAGCAGCCGCTCCCGCCCCCAAAGCCGAAGCAGCCGCCCCCGCCGCTCCTGCGGTAGACAAAGCCGCGCTGGACGCAGCTTTGAAAGACGCGACCGTTATCCGCATGCCGCTCCTGAGCGACACCATGACCGAAGGAAAGATCGTGGTATGGAACAAAAATGTGGGTGACACCGTAAAATCTGATGACGTTCTCGCTGAAGTGGAAACCGACAAGGCTACCATGGAAGTGATCGGATATGCCGACGGCACCCTGCTGCATATCGGGGTTCCTGCCGGTGAAGTAGCTAAAGTAAATGGTATTATCGCCATCGTAGGCAAGAAAGGCGCTAATGTTGACGCGATTCTCGCCGCCGAACAAGGTGGTGGAACATCCGCAGCTCCTGCAGCCGCCCAACCCGAAGCCGCTCCAGCAGCAGCCGCGGCTCCTGCTGCGGCCGCCTCACCAGCCGCTTCCGCCGACGGCCGCATCAAAGTATCCCCCCTGGCCCGCAAGCTGGCTGAGGACAAAGGGATCGATATCAACCAGGTGACGGGTTCCGGCGACAACGGCCGCATCGTAAAACGCGACGTAGACGCATTCGTTCCCGGAAAATCCGCTCCCGCGGCAGCTCCGGCAGCACCCGCCGCCGGCGCCCCGCTCCGCAGGTGGCAGCCTTTGCTCCCGTTGGGCAGGAAAGCTTCAACGAAGTGCCGGTTAGCCAGATGCGTAAAGCCATCGCCCGCCGCCTGA
- a CDS encoding dihydrolipoamide acetyltransferase family protein: MRKAIARRLSESKFQAPHFYLTMEINMDNAMAAREAINKISPAKVSFNDMVIKACAMALRQHPDVNSSWRGDVIRYNQHIHIGSAVAVEEGLIVPVIRFADQKSFSQIAAEAKSLADKAKNKKLQPNDYAGNTFTVSNLGMMGIEEFTAIINAPDSAILAVGAIKEIVVADKGQFKTTNVMKVTLSCDHRTVDGAVGARFLVTVKNFLENPVNMLV, from the coding sequence ATGCGTAAAGCCATCGCCCGCCGCCTGAGCGAATCCAAGTTCCAGGCGCCGCACTTCTACCTGACCATGGAAATCAACATGGACAACGCCATGGCCGCCCGCGAAGCCATCAATAAAATTTCTCCCGCCAAGGTTTCCTTCAACGATATGGTCATCAAGGCCTGCGCGATGGCGCTCCGCCAGCATCCTGATGTGAACAGCAGCTGGAGGGGCGACGTGATCCGTTACAACCAGCACATCCACATCGGCTCCGCCGTGGCAGTGGAAGAAGGGCTGATCGTTCCGGTGATCCGCTTCGCAGACCAGAAGAGCTTCTCCCAGATCGCTGCGGAAGCCAAATCCCTGGCCGATAAAGCCAAGAACAAGAAACTCCAGCCCAACGATTACGCCGGCAATACTTTCACGGTTTCCAACCTGGGTATGATGGGTATCGAGGAGTTCACCGCTATCATCAACGCCCCTGACTCCGCCATCCTCGCGGTGGGCGCGATTAAAGAGATCGTGGTAGCCGACAAGGGACAGTTCAAAACCACCAACGTGATGAAAGTTACCCTCAGCTGCGACCACCGCACGGTGGACGGCGCCGTGGGGGCCCGCTTCCTCGTTACCGTGAAGAACTTCCTGGAGAACCCGGTGAACATGCTGGTATAA
- a CDS encoding GbsR/MarR family transcriptional regulator yields the protein MKLPEAKAQFIQTWGLLGAQWGVNRTMAQIHALLLIAPEPMSAEDIMSGLDISRGNVNMNVRELMNWGIVEKVLVPGERKEFFVAEKDIWKVGTAIARERKKRELDPILKVLLQLSKVDGDPKDKHVRAFRETMQNIQKFAHQTDAALNAFIKSEENWFYSTLMKVIR from the coding sequence ATGAAATTGCCAGAAGCCAAAGCGCAGTTTATCCAGACATGGGGATTGTTGGGCGCCCAATGGGGCGTGAACCGGACCATGGCCCAGATACATGCGCTGCTGCTGATCGCTCCCGAACCCATGAGTGCCGAAGACATTATGTCGGGCCTCGACATCTCGCGCGGAAACGTGAATATGAACGTGCGGGAACTGATGAACTGGGGGATCGTGGAAAAAGTACTTGTACCCGGCGAAAGGAAGGAATTTTTCGTTGCCGAGAAAGATATCTGGAAAGTGGGTACCGCCATTGCCCGGGAAAGGAAAAAACGCGAATTGGATCCGATTTTGAAGGTCTTGCTGCAACTCAGTAAGGTGGACGGGGATCCGAAAGACAAGCATGTGCGCGCTTTCCGGGAAACCATGCAAAATATCCAGAAGTTCGCTCACCAGACGGATGCCGCGCTGAATGCGTTCATCAAGTCGGAGGAAAACTGGTTTTACAGCACCCTCATGAAAGTGATCCGTTAA
- a CDS encoding CoA-binding protein: MNTPKHTVVLGASPNPQRYGYLAVTRLLAHGHPVTAIGKRAGTIGDTAILEEHPALENVDTVTLYLNPMNQVQYYDYILSLKPKRIIFNPGTENPELETLARENNIIPQQACTLVLLSTGQY, encoded by the coding sequence ATGAATACACCCAAACATACGGTAGTGCTGGGCGCTTCGCCCAATCCCCAGCGGTACGGATACCTCGCCGTGACGCGTCTCCTTGCCCATGGGCATCCCGTGACGGCCATCGGCAAGCGCGCCGGCACAATCGGTGACACTGCGATCCTCGAAGAACATCCGGCGCTGGAGAACGTGGACACGGTAACGCTCTATCTCAACCCGATGAACCAGGTGCAGTATTACGACTACATCCTCAGCCTGAAACCCAAACGGATCATCTTCAACCCCGGTACCGAAAATCCGGAGCTGGAAACCCTCGCGCGCGAAAACAATATCATACCCCAGCAAGCCTGCACCCTCGTGCTGCTCAGCACCGGCCAGTACTGA